The Formosa sp. Hel1_33_131 genome window below encodes:
- a CDS encoding GNAT family N-acyltransferase — protein MSIVTPKEIAKAIKVDTYGFIGTFLGWILMKVLKISTINRIYNQNKHKSDLEFLNGLLSDFQIRFEIPEEDLKRLPKDGAYITVSNHPLGGIDGILLLKLMLEQRSDFKIIANFLLHRIEPLVPYIMPVNPFEDHKDVKSSIAGFKNSLLHLQNGHPLGIFPAGEVSTYKDGKLVVDKPWEPAAMKLIQRAEVPIVPIYFHAKNSPLFYRLSRLSASLRTAKLPSELLTQKKRVIRVRIGKPISVKDQKEHGTLDAFSDFVRRKTYMLSNSFEKAKILTNISSSLKVTKSPKKIVTPVPTDVMCAEVATLKAEDHRLLTSKNYEVYLAPAAKLPNILHEIGRLREITFREIGEGTNKAIDLDTFDSYYHHMFLWDAEAKCLAGAYRMGLGSEIFEAKGIDGFYLQDLFRFEPELHSMMSQSIELGRAFIIKSYQQKPMPLFLLWKGIVHSTLRFPEHKYLIGGVSISNQFSNFSKSLMIEFMKSHYYDPYLAQYIHPKKEFKVKLKDADKDFVFDATAADLNKFDKIIDEIEPGALRMPVLLKKYIKQNAHLIAFNEDPLFNNAVDGLMYIRIADLPDSTVRPVMEEFQAELERKYGPSEDE, from the coding sequence ATGAGTATCGTAACCCCCAAAGAAATTGCGAAGGCCATTAAAGTTGATACCTATGGATTTATCGGTACTTTTTTAGGCTGGATCTTGATGAAGGTATTGAAGATTTCTACGATTAACAGAATCTACAATCAGAACAAGCACAAAAGCGATCTTGAATTTTTAAACGGCCTTTTATCCGATTTTCAAATTCGATTTGAAATTCCCGAAGAAGATTTAAAACGACTCCCAAAAGACGGCGCATACATCACGGTTTCCAACCATCCCTTGGGTGGAATAGATGGCATTTTATTGTTAAAATTAATGCTTGAACAACGCAGCGATTTTAAAATCATCGCAAATTTTTTATTGCACCGCATTGAACCTTTAGTCCCGTACATCATGCCGGTAAATCCATTTGAGGATCACAAAGATGTCAAATCGAGCATCGCTGGATTTAAGAATTCCTTGTTACATTTACAAAACGGTCACCCCTTAGGAATATTTCCAGCGGGTGAAGTCTCTACCTATAAAGATGGAAAATTAGTGGTTGATAAACCTTGGGAACCTGCCGCCATGAAACTGATTCAACGTGCCGAAGTGCCTATTGTACCCATTTATTTTCATGCAAAAAACAGTCCTTTGTTTTACCGCCTCTCAAGACTGAGTGCCTCACTGAGAACTGCCAAACTTCCCTCTGAATTGTTAACCCAAAAGAAGCGTGTGATTCGAGTGAGAATCGGAAAACCGATTAGTGTCAAAGATCAAAAAGAGCACGGGACTTTAGATGCCTTTTCGGACTTTGTCAGACGAAAAACCTATATGCTTTCAAACTCTTTTGAAAAGGCTAAAATCTTAACAAATATTTCCTCGAGTTTAAAAGTGACCAAGTCTCCAAAAAAAATTGTGACGCCTGTTCCAACAGATGTTATGTGTGCTGAAGTCGCGACCTTAAAAGCCGAAGACCACCGCCTTTTAACGAGTAAAAACTACGAAGTGTATTTGGCACCTGCGGCTAAACTCCCAAACATCTTACACGAAATTGGACGCTTGCGTGAAATCACGTTTAGAGAAATTGGAGAGGGCACCAACAAGGCGATTGACTTGGACACTTTTGACAGTTATTACCACCACATGTTTTTGTGGGATGCAGAAGCAAAGTGCCTTGCAGGTGCATACCGAATGGGCTTAGGAAGTGAAATTTTTGAAGCTAAAGGCATTGATGGATTTTATCTACAAGACTTGTTCCGTTTTGAACCGGAACTCCACAGCATGATGAGCCAGTCTATTGAATTGGGTCGTGCCTTTATTATTAAAAGCTACCAACAAAAACCAATGCCGTTGTTCTTACTTTGGAAAGGAATTGTGCACAGTACACTGCGCTTTCCAGAACATAAATATTTAATTGGCGGCGTAAGTATCAGTAATCAATTTTCAAATTTCTCAAAATCCTTGATGATTGAGTTTATGAAATCGCATTACTACGATCCGTATTTGGCGCAGTACATCCACCCAAAGAAAGAGTTTAAAGTGAAGCTGAAAGATGCTGACAAAGATTTTGTATTTGATGCCACGGCAGCTGATTTGAATAAGTTTGATAAAATTATTGATGAAATTGAGCCAGGAGCGTTGCGAATGCCCGTGCTCCTCAAAAAATACATCAAACAGAATGCCCATCTGATCGCTTTTAATGAAGACCCCCTTTTTAACAATGCCGTCGATGGACTGATGTACATTCGTATTGCAGACCTTCCCGATAGTACCGTGCGTCCTGTGATGGAAGAATTTCAAGCAGAACTGGAACGCAAGTATGGACCTTCGGAAGATGAATAA
- a CDS encoding HlyD family secretion protein: MKQVFPKEIIESTVETHMFRHSTKSKVIYLIILLSVMTALALLPFTNIDIYSTSRGIIKPDKERITITAPISGKINTSYLNNNMFVKKGDTLVSFDASIIVEKLSLSKRQIEETTLFIQDLSYMVGAKKIDLKQLKSPKFQNEALLFKQKEYELQTKFKKLKRDFNRSKKLFDKGVIAKVEHENKTLEYDLIKSNIHQLHEQQYNAWQAALTDYKTKLVELESNAYQTQQNRNLYTVTAPISGTLVSSVSTGQNSYLAAGQTIAELSPDTELRIECYVSPYDIGLLKVHSDVNFQIDAYNYNQWGMSSGRITDIAKDIEFVDNKAVFKVYCSINDAQLALKNGYVGPLKKGMTLTAKFKLANRSLFDLLYDKVDDWINPGQNQTAKL; the protein is encoded by the coding sequence ATGAAACAAGTTTTCCCCAAGGAAATCATTGAAAGCACTGTTGAAACTCACATGTTTCGACATAGCACTAAAAGTAAAGTTATATACCTTATTATTTTACTTTCTGTTATGACTGCTTTAGCCCTACTCCCCTTTACCAATATTGATATTTATTCAACCTCCCGCGGGATTATCAAACCTGATAAAGAACGTATTACGATCACGGCACCCATTTCTGGAAAAATTAATACCTCGTATTTAAACAATAATATGTTTGTGAAAAAAGGAGATACTTTAGTGTCTTTTGATGCCTCTATAATTGTTGAAAAATTGAGTTTATCAAAGCGTCAAATTGAAGAAACGACCCTATTTATTCAAGATTTATCTTATATGGTAGGGGCTAAAAAAATAGACCTCAAACAGCTAAAATCTCCTAAATTCCAAAATGAGGCTCTTCTTTTTAAACAAAAAGAATACGAACTTCAAACGAAGTTTAAAAAATTAAAACGGGACTTTAATCGTTCTAAAAAACTATTCGACAAAGGCGTCATTGCAAAGGTGGAGCACGAAAACAAAACACTTGAGTACGACCTTATAAAAAGCAACATTCACCAATTGCACGAGCAGCAATACAATGCATGGCAAGCGGCACTTACGGACTATAAAACCAAATTAGTAGAGCTTGAAAGTAACGCCTACCAAACCCAACAAAACAGAAACTTATATACCGTGACAGCCCCTATTTCGGGGACTTTGGTAAGCAGTGTGAGTACGGGACAAAACAGCTATTTGGCTGCTGGGCAAACCATTGCCGAGCTATCTCCTGACACGGAATTGCGAATAGAATGTTATGTAAGCCCCTATGACATTGGTTTATTAAAAGTCCATTCCGATGTAAATTTCCAGATAGATGCCTATAATTACAACCAATGGGGCATGTCCAGTGGACGTATCACAGACATTGCAAAAGATATTGAATTCGTTGATAACAAAGCGGTTTTTAAAGTGTATTGCAGCATCAACGACGCCCAACTAGCTCTCAAAAATGGCTATGTAGGCCCTTTGAAAAAAGGGATGACACTGACCGCAAAATTCAAATTAGCCAACCGAAGTTTATTTGACTTATTATACGACAAAGTGGACGATTGGATCAACCCAGGACAAAATCAAACCGCTAAGCTCTAA
- a CDS encoding DNA-binding protein, translated as MKNLKTLERLQQLHLRIKNENTGAPKQLADLMQISQRSVYILMNKLKDYNAEISYSRNKETYYYTNAFDLQVAISVTVLNGDEVTEIFGGSYFLGENLHLARKLQ; from the coding sequence ATGAAAAACCTAAAAACACTGGAACGCTTACAGCAATTGCATTTAAGAATTAAAAACGAAAATACAGGGGCACCAAAACAATTAGCAGACTTAATGCAAATTAGTCAGCGCTCTGTGTATATACTAATGAATAAGCTAAAGGATTACAATGCAGAAATTAGCTACAGTAGGAATAAAGAAACCTATTACTACACGAACGCCTTTGATTTACAAGTGGCTATTTCTGTAACCGTACTAAACGGAGATGAGGTTACCGAAATTTTTGGTGGCAGTTATTTTTTAGGAGAAAATTTGCACCTTGCAAGGAAGTTGCAGTGA